The Streptomyces sp. NBC_00224 genome contains the following window.
CGCAGGGGCATCTAAGGGGCGCGGGGAACTGCGCGACCAGCCACATACGGCTCGCAGACGAACGCAACGGAGTCCGGGGGCGTAGCCCCCGGGAACGAGCCGCCACCCCCCACCCACCCCCGGAGGGTTTAGGGAAGGGGTGGGGAGGGGCCCCTACGCCGGGACCCGCAGCGCCGCCAGCACCGGCAAATGATCCGTAGCCGCCCGAAGGTCCCCCTCCGGCACCCCCGGCAACCCCACCGGCACCCCACACCCCAACACCTCCACCCCCGCCGTCGCGAACACCGCATCGATCCGCTGATGAGGATCAACGGGCGTCGACGTGTACTCCGCCCCCCAGGGGCGTACCGCCCAGCAGTCCTGGAGGGCGTTCGCCAGGCGGCGGAAGGCGCGGCCGTCGGGGCGGTCGTTGAGATCGCCGCCCGCGACCGCGTGGGGCACGTCCAGCGCCGCCAGATGGTCGAGCAGCATCCCCGCCTGGGCATCGCGCTCGTTCGCCTGGAGGCTGAGATGGCAGCTCAGGACGCCGAGCCGGGCGCCCCCGACCCGTACCACCGCCGACGCGAAGCCGCGCCGGTGCAGACCGGGCGTGAGCGGGAGCAGGACGTCCTCGGTGCGCTCCACCGTGGCCCGCAGCGAGCACAGCAGCAGCGGCCCCGCGGCGGTGGCGCCGCCGCTCAGGACCACCAGGTCGCACGCCGCCGCAAGCCGGGCCGCGGCCTTGCGCCAGCGGAAGAAGCGCGGCGCCTCCTGGATCAGCACCAGGTCCGGGTCGCAGGCGCGGATCACCCGGGCCAGCGCCGCGTTGTCGTCGCGCATCGAGCGGATGTTGTAGCTGAGGACACGGATCACGGCCGAGCCGTTCTCCGTACGGGACGCGGGAAGATCGGTGAGCGGCGTGGAGGGCATCGGGGGCATGGGCCACAACATAGAGCAGCGCCCGCCGCGTCCGTGAGGGACGCGGCGGGCGCTCAACCAGCCTCAAAACACCGTGTGGAAGGCGGCGTTCAGCCCTGACGGGCCAGGTCCGCCGCGCCGACCAGACCGGCCTTGTTGCCGAGCTGCGCGGCGAGCACCTGCGCGTGCGGGCGCCACTCGCCGCCGATCAGCCAGCGCCGGAACGACTTGCGGATCGGGTCCAGGACCAGCTCGCCCTCGTCCGAGACGCCGCCGCCGACGATGAACGCCGAGGGGTCGAAGAGCGAGGCCAGGTCGGCCAGACCCGCGCCCGCCCAGCGGGCCAGCTCGCGGAAGGAGTCCACCGCGACCGGGTCGCCCTGGCGGGCGGCCGCGCTGATGTGCTTGCCCTCGATGCCCTCGACCGTGCCGTCGCCGAGGGCGAGCAGGATCTCGGCGTTCTCGGGGGTCGCGTTGGCGCGCTGGCGGGCGTACCGGACGAGCGCGCGCCCCGAGGCGTACTGCTCCCAGCAGCCCTGGCTGCCGCAGCCGCACAGCAGCCCGTCGGGCACCACGCGGATGTGGCCGAACTCGGCGGCCACGCCGAAGCGGCCGCGGCGCAGCTTGTTGCCGATGATGATGCCGCCGCCCAGGCCCGTGCCGAGGGTGATGCAGATGACGTCCTCGTGGC
Protein-coding sequences here:
- a CDS encoding ROK family glucokinase, translating into MGLTIGVDIGGTKIAAGVVDEEGHILETHTVPTPPTADAIVDAICAAVEGAGKGHEIEAVGIGAAGYVDDKRATVLFAPNIHWRHEPLKDKVEQRVGLPVVVENDANAAAWGEYRFGAGQGHEDVICITLGTGLGGGIIIGNKLRRGRFGVAAEFGHIRVVPDGLLCGCGSQGCWEQYASGRALVRYARQRANATPENAEILLALGDGTVEGIEGKHISAAARQGDPVAVDSFRELARWAGAGLADLASLFDPSAFIVGGGVSDEGELVLDPIRKSFRRWLIGGEWRPHAQVLAAQLGNKAGLVGAADLARQG
- a CDS encoding endonuclease/exonuclease/phosphatase family protein, with protein sequence MPSTPLTDLPASRTENGSAVIRVLSYNIRSMRDDNAALARVIRACDPDLVLIQEAPRFFRWRKAAARLAAACDLVVLSGGATAAGPLLLCSLRATVERTEDVLLPLTPGLHRRGFASAVVRVGGARLGVLSCHLSLQANERDAQAGMLLDHLAALDVPHAVAGGDLNDRPDGRAFRRLANALQDCWAVRPWGAEYTSTPVDPHQRIDAVFATAGVEVLGCGVPVGLPGVPEGDLRAATDHLPVLAALRVPA